A genomic segment from Treponema sp. Marseille-Q3903 encodes:
- a CDS encoding glycogen synthase, with the protein MKLWVVSMECAGIAEAGGVKNVTYSLCKEFAGLKNKVTLFIPIFKCNQWDILSEIKDLNLSTEIELCGKKEKVSYTTAKCIKGNFDVVFINNHRFADKEAVYTYTENEEKQNPNHRRGTGHEDLLYKDILFQKAVAEYGTLVLRSEIPDILHCQDAPVACLPAFISLKKCFKKTQTVVTIHNAGPCYHHQFSCLGEAAWYTGLHTELLEKSMNGKSVEPFLISANCGANLTTVSETYAQELLNPENSKQTEGLAPIFAEKGIQIKGITNGFDFDRYNPSDRAASKLPFEFNPEKNDLDGKLKCRKFFIQNIVNTDNYDTAGINKFGKLECSTEFIKETYIFYHGRITSQKGISVLTAAIPAIIENYQNVRFVIAGHGESVLELEIIALTEKYPGKITFMCGYNQAVVRIATAACDFIVLPSFFEPCGLEDFIGQCYGTIPVAHRTGGLNKIEDGKTGFLYQNNTPEGLAAALSEIITIKELKPGVINKMIKAAALSVHQKYYWKNVIQKKYLPFFKDILKNSKN; encoded by the coding sequence ATGAAACTCTGGGTTGTAAGCATGGAATGCGCTGGAATTGCAGAAGCCGGCGGCGTAAAAAATGTCACATATTCGCTTTGCAAAGAATTTGCGGGATTGAAAAACAAAGTTACGCTATTCATCCCCATTTTTAAATGCAACCAGTGGGATATCCTCTCTGAAATTAAAGATTTAAACTTATCTACGGAAATTGAGCTTTGCGGTAAAAAAGAAAAAGTATCATATACAACGGCAAAATGCATAAAAGGAAACTTTGATGTAGTTTTTATAAACAATCATCGCTTTGCTGATAAAGAAGCAGTTTATACATACACGGAAAATGAAGAAAAACAAAACCCAAATCATAGACGAGGCACAGGGCATGAAGATCTTCTTTATAAAGATATTCTGTTTCAAAAAGCTGTCGCCGAATACGGAACTTTAGTCTTGCGTTCCGAGATTCCTGATATTCTTCACTGCCAAGATGCGCCAGTTGCGTGTCTTCCGGCTTTTATTTCACTTAAAAAATGCTTTAAAAAAACTCAGACAGTTGTGACAATTCACAATGCAGGACCTTGTTATCATCATCAGTTTTCATGTCTTGGAGAAGCGGCGTGGTATACAGGTTTGCACACAGAACTCCTCGAAAAATCTATGAACGGAAAATCTGTAGAACCTTTTTTGATTTCGGCAAACTGCGGTGCAAATCTTACAACTGTCTCAGAAACTTATGCGCAAGAACTGTTGAACCCTGAAAATTCAAAACAGACGGAAGGGCTAGCTCCAATATTTGCGGAAAAAGGAATTCAGATTAAGGGGATTACAAACGGTTTTGATTTCGACCGTTATAATCCTTCCGACCGTGCGGCTTCAAAACTTCCTTTTGAGTTTAATCCTGAAAAAAATGACCTCGATGGAAAACTCAAATGCCGAAAATTCTTTATTCAAAATATCGTAAATACAGACAACTATGATACGGCTGGAATAAATAAGTTTGGAAAACTAGAATGTTCAACCGAGTTTATAAAAGAAACATATATCTTTTACCACGGTCGCATTACAAGCCAAAAAGGTATATCTGTTTTGACAGCAGCGATCCCAGCTATCATTGAAAATTATCAAAATGTGCGTTTTGTAATTGCAGGGCATGGAGAATCTGTTCTTGAACTTGAAATCATTGCCCTTACTGAAAAATATCCTGGAAAGATTACTTTTATGTGCGGATATAATCAAGCTGTCGTCCGCATTGCAACTGCAGCGTGCGATTTTATCGTTCTCCCAAGTTTTTTTGAACCTTGCGGCCTTGAAGACTTTATAGGTCAGTGTTATGGAACTATTCCTGTAGCTCACAGAACAGGAGGGCTGAACAAAATTGAAGATGGCAAAACAGGTTTTCTTTATCAAAATAATACACCCGAAGGATTAGCAGCGGCACTTTCTGAAATTATCACGATAAAAGAATTAAAACCCGGTGTGATCAACAAGATGATAAAAGCTGCCGCTCTCAGTGTTCATCAAAAGTATTATTGGAAAAATGTTATACAAAAAAAATATCTGCCGTTTTTTAAAGATATTTTAAAAAATAGCAAAAACTAG
- a CDS encoding MBL fold metallo-hydrolase, with amino-acid sequence MKITFWGVRGSVPTPLSPQQIQSKIMAAIQRAKPEDLENSETRAKFISTLPQWIFGTTGGNTSCVELVHNKTHIILDAGTGIRALGKARKCPDKYYLFFSHLHWDHIHGLPFFDHCFNQDCQFEVYSHYEQAEQYLRDQVKVPYSPPDVVQALSKKFNFHTVEEGKQFEIEGIKVNSHRMRHPGGCSAFSFEIDGKKFVYATDVELKSTDYSKPQKGGEVFKNANAIVIDSQYTVEEVYRKENWGHSAFCYAIDFAVYWNIKKVYLFHHEPAYDDKKLNSILQAARWYAQYINHSDVEVNLAKETQEITL; translated from the coding sequence TTGAAAATCACATTTTGGGGAGTTCGAGGGTCTGTTCCAACTCCTTTATCTCCACAGCAGATTCAATCAAAAATAATGGCAGCGATTCAGCGCGCAAAACCTGAAGATCTTGAAAATTCAGAGACACGTGCGAAATTTATTTCAACACTTCCTCAATGGATTTTTGGAACTACAGGTGGAAATACATCATGTGTAGAGCTCGTTCATAATAAAACTCATATTATCCTCGATGCAGGAACTGGAATCCGGGCTTTAGGCAAAGCTCGAAAATGCCCTGATAAATATTACCTTTTTTTTTCACATCTTCATTGGGATCACATACATGGGCTTCCTTTTTTTGATCACTGCTTTAATCAAGACTGCCAGTTTGAAGTGTATTCCCATTATGAGCAAGCTGAACAGTATTTAAGAGATCAGGTAAAAGTTCCGTATAGCCCACCGGATGTAGTTCAGGCGCTTTCTAAAAAGTTCAATTTTCATACTGTTGAAGAAGGCAAGCAATTTGAAATCGAAGGAATCAAAGTCAATTCACACAGGATGCGTCATCCCGGCGGATGTTCTGCATTTTCTTTTGAAATAGACGGAAAGAAATTTGTATATGCGACAGACGTGGAGCTTAAATCTACCGATTATTCAAAACCTCAAAAAGGCGGAGAAGTTTTTAAAAATGCGAACGCAATTGTGATTGATTCTCAATATACAGTCGAAGAAGTTTACCGTAAAGAAAATTGGGGGCATTCGGCATTTTGCTATGCGATCGATTTTGCTGTTTACTGGAATATAAAAAAAGTATATCTTTTTCATCACGAGCCGGCTTATGATGACAAAAAACTTAATTCGATTCTTCAGGCTGCAAGATGGTATGCTCAGTATATCAACCATTCCGATGTTGAAGTCAATCTTGCAAAAGAAACTCAAGAGATAACTCTATGA
- the mltG gene encoding endolytic transglycosylase MltG has protein sequence MKNKFRNLILSFFVLGALLIGLFGLYLYAKNQVSAVNKTETERKVRIEVPSGMSVYKVAEVLKNKKLIKNEKIFYYIARYDFLKKILFPNADNFTFVLKSGIYYISDNMNVIEIQKELTSGMQEYIKISFPEGFTITKIAAILDENKICSKDDFVSICKNPATAEKYNIPAQSVEGYLFPDTYFLTGGMSAISVVDIMIKNFYEKIKEVPNLSQMNALDLFQTVILSSIVEREYRVSDEAPLIASVFKNRIRHNIGLYSCATIVYIITEIEGRPHPDRVLLSDTKIDNPYNTYKWAGLPPGPISNPGLVALNACTNTPNTDFYFFQLTDATAGRHSFTETFDEHKASHNLSTKK, from the coding sequence ATGAAAAATAAATTTAGGAATCTTATATTATCTTTTTTTGTATTGGGTGCGCTTTTAATCGGGCTCTTTGGTTTGTATTTATATGCAAAAAATCAAGTCAGCGCTGTAAATAAAACGGAAACAGAAAGAAAAGTCAGAATTGAAGTGCCTTCGGGGATGTCTGTTTACAAAGTTGCGGAAGTTCTTAAAAATAAAAAATTGATAAAAAACGAAAAAATATTTTACTATATTGCTCGCTATGATTTTCTAAAAAAAATTTTATTTCCAAATGCTGATAATTTTACATTCGTCCTAAAAAGCGGAATCTATTATATAAGCGATAATATGAATGTCATTGAAATTCAAAAAGAGCTGACATCAGGTATGCAAGAATATATAAAGATATCTTTTCCTGAAGGTTTTACAATCACAAAAATTGCAGCTATCCTCGATGAAAATAAAATTTGCTCAAAAGATGATTTTGTTTCAATATGCAAAAATCCTGCAACTGCCGAAAAATACAATATACCGGCTCAATCGGTTGAAGGATATCTTTTTCCCGATACATATTTTCTTACAGGCGGAATGTCTGCTATTTCAGTCGTTGACATAATGATTAAAAATTTCTATGAAAAAATTAAAGAAGTTCCAAACCTTTCACAGATGAATGCACTTGATTTATTCCAGACTGTGATTCTTTCCTCAATCGTTGAGCGGGAATACAGGGTTTCTGACGAAGCTCCCTTGATTGCCAGCGTCTTTAAAAACAGAATCAGGCATAATATAGGTTTGTATTCTTGTGCAACAATTGTGTATATTATTACAGAAATTGAAGGGCGCCCTCATCCTGATAGAGTTTTACTGAGCGATACGAAAATAGATAATCCTTACAACACATATAAGTGGGCGGGACTTCCGCCGGGACCAATTTCAAATCCCGGTTTAGTTGCGCTTAACGCTTGCACAAATACACCGAATACTGATTTCTATTTTTTTCAGTTGACAGATGCAACTGCCGGTCGTCACAGTTTTACAGAGACTTTTGATGAGCACAAAGCAAGCCACAATCTTTCAACAAAAAAATAG
- the dnaG gene encoding DNA primase has translation MAGYILQETIDAVLNTTDIISTVGEYTKLERRSGNDYWGCCPFHGEKTASFHVDGDKKFYHCFGCHKGGNVINFVMEMEKLSYADTIRSLAKKSGIEVKYQDGFIPPKDYKKNNDIDQLIELYERTASMFHYFLMETEQGRVALEYIKKRGLTKETLEKFKIGYAPADRRWLKDFLHKKNFSDEFLAKSGLFSKKYPDISFFSDRLMFPIFNRDGKVVAFGGRILHPQGSDDRKYLNSGELIQYKKRETLFAFNFAKNTIREKKAVIFCEGYMDCIAYHQCGITYAVAPLGTALTEEQVKMIRGFADTVLLSFDSDAAGQNATMRAILMCRHFDLTVKVISLKGGKDPAEIMIKFGADNLTAQVNNAILDSDYLISILGEKYPVETPEGKTKAALDFFQYVDALKSDIQKESCLEQLCQSFNLKPEAVKRDFNNRNYASERANIRQNNNQIQQNTQVKLDAELRGLIAVTADLDQLKVLRTKLTENDFKNPSARKLFKILEECFNQNRFTIRDILDRCDDEKLVQLITESISSGVYQSEKISTIVEDTVNYVNKNKLDDRRNNLLHRIREYTVVTQEDQKQLNKLLVEKLELDKEVQSLGKK, from the coding sequence TTGGCCGGATATATATTACAGGAAACTATAGATGCAGTTCTCAATACGACGGATATCATCTCGACTGTAGGTGAATACACAAAACTCGAACGGCGCAGCGGAAACGACTATTGGGGCTGTTGTCCTTTTCACGGCGAAAAAACGGCATCTTTCCATGTTGATGGTGATAAAAAGTTTTATCATTGTTTTGGGTGCCATAAAGGCGGGAATGTAATCAACTTTGTGATGGAGATGGAAAAGCTATCTTATGCCGATACTATCCGTTCATTAGCTAAAAAAAGCGGGATTGAAGTAAAATATCAAGACGGTTTTATTCCACCAAAAGACTATAAGAAAAATAACGATATTGACCAGCTTATAGAACTTTACGAAAGAACAGCTTCAATGTTTCATTATTTTTTGATGGAAACAGAGCAGGGGCGCGTTGCACTTGAATATATAAAAAAGCGCGGACTTACAAAGGAAACTCTCGAAAAGTTTAAAATCGGTTATGCCCCGGCAGACAGACGTTGGCTTAAAGATTTTTTGCACAAAAAAAACTTCAGCGATGAATTTCTTGCAAAATCAGGGTTGTTCAGCAAAAAGTACCCTGATATCTCTTTTTTTTCCGACAGACTTATGTTTCCAATCTTCAACAGAGATGGGAAAGTTGTCGCATTTGGCGGGCGCATTCTCCATCCACAGGGTTCCGATGATAGAAAATATTTGAATTCGGGCGAACTTATTCAGTATAAAAAACGAGAAACTTTATTTGCATTCAACTTTGCCAAAAACACAATCAGAGAGAAAAAAGCTGTGATTTTTTGTGAAGGCTATATGGACTGCATCGCTTATCATCAGTGCGGAATAACTTATGCAGTTGCGCCGCTTGGAACCGCCCTTACAGAAGAGCAGGTAAAGATGATACGAGGTTTTGCAGACACAGTTCTCCTGTCATTTGATTCGGACGCTGCTGGTCAAAACGCTACAATGCGCGCAATTTTGATGTGCCGCCATTTTGATTTAACAGTAAAAGTTATCAGTTTGAAAGGCGGAAAAGATCCTGCTGAAATTATGATAAAATTTGGCGCCGATAACTTGACAGCACAGGTAAATAATGCTATATTAGATAGCGACTATCTTATATCTATACTAGGTGAAAAATACCCTGTGGAGACTCCTGAGGGTAAAACAAAAGCAGCACTGGATTTTTTCCAGTATGTTGATGCGCTTAAGTCTGATATACAGAAAGAATCTTGTCTGGAACAGTTGTGCCAGTCATTTAATTTAAAACCGGAGGCTGTTAAAAGGGATTTTAATAATCGAAACTACGCCAGCGAACGTGCAAATATCCGGCAAAATAATAATCAAATCCAACAAAATACACAAGTTAAATTAGACGCAGAATTGCGTGGTTTAATTGCTGTTACAGCCGATTTAGACCAATTAAAGGTTCTTCGCACAAAACTGACCGAGAATGATTTTAAAAACCCGTCTGCCAGAAAGTTATTTAAAATACTGGAAGAGTGTTTTAATCAAAATCGCTTTACTATCAGAGATATTTTAGACCGTTGTGATGATGAAAAACTGGTGCAGCTTATAACTGAATCGATTTCGTCTGGTGTTTATCAAAGTGAAAAAATAAGTACAATTGTTGAAGATACTGTAAATTATGTAAATAAAAATAAACTTGATGACCGGAGAAAT